The nucleotide window GATCGCGCGGCGTAATCGCCATGTGGTGCCCGCAATTGGTGCAAACGTTCAGGTTTTCGCTGAGCTCGCGGTGGAACAGCATCGTTCCGCATTCGTCGCACTTGGACCACAGGTTCTCGGGCGTCTCGCGGCGCGAGAAGATCGAGTTGATCCGGGGGCGGACGTAGTTGGTGATCCAGTTCATAGGCGCCTCGGCCACAGGGTGTAAGCTACACGCCCAGATATTGCCTGCCGCGGGGAATTGCAATTCGCGCTCTTTCGGGTCAATAAATGTATATACATGATTCGTGAGGGGGAATGGGCAATGAAGGTTCTTGTGGTCGGGGCGACCGGACATGTCGGCAGCCAAGCGGCGCAGTTCGCGCAAGAGGCGGGCCACACCGTCCGCGCGATGGTCCGCCGGGAAGGGACGACCTTCGACGCCCCCGGCATCGAGCCGGTCTTGGGTGATCTCGCAGATCGGGAGAGCCTACGCCGGGCGTTGCACGGCATTGAGGTGGTGGTGGCCACCGCCAACGCGATCATCCCCCAGGGCCGCACGCAGAGCATCCCGCAGATGGCAAGAGACGGCTACGGCGCCCTGATCGAAGAGGCGGAAGCGGCGGGCGTTCGGCACTTCATCCTGGCCTCGGTTCCCGCCCATCCGTTGGAACGCGCAGTCCCTGAGCTGGCCGCGAAACGCACCATCGAGGCGCTGCTGATGCGAAGCCGATTGGCCTATACGATCCTGCGTAATCCGGCGTTCACGGATGTCTGGTTGGTCATGGCCGGGGCCGGGCAAGCGGCAGGCCGCAACCCATTCGCGACCACGGGGCGCAGTTTCGGGTTCGTGCGCCTCTGGCAGGCGCTGACGGGAAACCTTGTGCAGCGCAGGGGTGTGATGCTCGCCCCCGGCGGCGCAGGCCATGGCGCACCCTTCATCACGACGCAAGATGTGGCGCGGATGCTGGTGGGTGTGATCGGCAAGCAGAAGGCGTTCAACCGGGTGATCGAAGCCGGTGGCCCGGAATGGCTGACATGGCGCGACGTGGCTGATCTGCTCTCGCGGAAAACCGGGCGTCGGGTGCGGATTGTCGCGATGCCAAGCTGGCTTGCGGCCACCGCGCAGCTGCTGGTGCGTCCGTTTTCAGCCCCTGCCGGGAACGTCCTTGGCCTCGTGCGCTTTGTCGCCACCCATCAACCCCGCTGGGACGCACCAACCATGGTGGAAGAATTCGACCTTCCCCCGCAGGTGACCGTCGCGCAATATCTCGATACCCATTGGAGCGAGACGTGAGCGAGCTGAACGACATCGTGGCAGAGGTGGCCACCTCCTGCCGCGCCACCCATGCGCGGATGCAAGCGCGCCGATTAAGCCGGACATATGACGCGGCCCTCGCGAAACATGGCATCCGCTCCACCGAGTTCGCAGTGCTGGTGGCGGTGGGTCGGCTGGAGAACGGACGCATGGGGGACGTGGCCGGGCTGCTTGAACTGGAGCAATCCTCCCTCAGCAGGGCGGCGGCGTCGCTGCATCGCAAGGGACTGATCGACATCGCGGTCATCGGACATCGCACCCGCCATCTGTCGCTGTCGGAAGCGGGCGCGAACCTGATCGTGGCGGCCTATCCGGATTGGGCGGACGCGCAGGCTACCACCGCTTGACGGCCAGCCGGATAAGGACCCAGGTCGCCACGGTCGTCCCCATATCCAGGAAGATCAGAGGACGGATCGCTTCATCGGAGGCCGAGATATCCGCCGTGTAAAGCGCCAGACCCGACAGCGGCCCATCAAGCGCCACGATCAAGATCGCGACCACATTGTTGGCAAAGTGGAACCCCCACGCCGCGCCAAGCGACCCGGTCACGGCGGTCAGGTCGGCGGCAAGTAGCCCGAAAAGCCCCGCCGCCAGCACAATATAGATGGCGTTGTCGCCCATGACCTCCGGCTGATAATGCAGGACCGCGAAAAGGACCGAGGGCAGGACCATCCACAGGATCGGGGACCGGAACCGTGCGGCCAACTGCTGTTGGAGATAGCCGCGAAACAGGATCTCCTCCGCCCCGGTCTGCAACAAGATACCGACCAGCGCGAGGGGCAGGAACGACAGCCAAAGGCTGCGTTCGAGATTGGGGCTGATCGTGACGTCATTTGGAAACAGGAATGACAGGCTGTAGGCCAGCGCGCAGACCACCATCGCGATCAGAAAATGCCGAGCCGTCCGCGGCATCGCCCCGAACAGCGTCGCGGGCGACCGGTCGTGGAACGCGGAGACGGCAACCATCGGCCCGACGGCCATGCCGATGAACGTGGCCAGAACCAGCAACGTTCCCGTCGGTCCGGTGGCGTTTATCATCTCCGCCATCCAGCGCTCCGCGCCATCGGGCCCGGCCGCCACGAAAATCCCCCCGAAGACAACGGCAATGCCCAAGGCGTAGACGGCGGCAACCATGATCAGGCCGATGATGATCCGCCAGATCTGGGGCCGCGCGCGAGCGGGCGCGACGAAGGGGTCATGGGCTGTGTACTGCATCGCTCTGCCTTGTTGGATCGGCGGTTGAGCGCAGCTTAGTGCGGGTGCGCCAAGCCTTCAATCGCGGTTCTCGGGGGAATTCGCAGCCAGCGCGTAACATTCTGGCGAGGATAGATTATATTCGAAACCGACCCGATGAAGAACCAGGGCACAACGCTATAGCAATCGGTCTTTGAGGGCCGTCAACGGGGCAACGGATTTTGCCTCGGAGGTCAGGATCACTCCGACACCTCGCGAATTGGCTGCCGGGGGCATCTGGAGCGGTCGGACACACGGCGTGGATAGAGGGTGGACGCGAACCTTTTGCTCTCCGACGGCCTGCCCCTTGTCTGACGGACGCGCGCGCAGGAGGGCGGCAATGCCGTCTCCCTTGCCCCCGCAGGCTGGCCGCTTTATCCCGCTTGCAAACGCGCAATGCCACCCGGGGGGAACCACGCCATGCTGCAAAACCGGCCAGACAAATCCAAACTGCCGAGCCGCCACGTCACCGAAGGCCCCGAACGGGCGCCGCACCGGTCGTATTTCTACGCGATGGACCTGACGGAAGAGCAGATCGGCCAACCCTTCGTCGGTGTCGCGACCTGCTGGAACGAGGCCGCGCCGTGCAACATCGCACTGAATTGGCAGGCGCAATCGGTCAAACAGGGCGTCAAGGATGCCGCCGGAACGCCCCGGGAATTCACTACCATCACCGTGACGGACGGGATCGCCATGGGGCATGAGGGGATGCGATCCTCCCTCGCCAGCCGCGATGCGATCACCGACACGGTCGAATTGACCATG belongs to Hasllibacter sp. MH4015 and includes:
- a CDS encoding SDR family oxidoreductase → MKVLVVGATGHVGSQAAQFAQEAGHTVRAMVRREGTTFDAPGIEPVLGDLADRESLRRALHGIEVVVATANAIIPQGRTQSIPQMARDGYGALIEEAEAAGVRHFILASVPAHPLERAVPELAAKRTIEALLMRSRLAYTILRNPAFTDVWLVMAGAGQAAGRNPFATTGRSFGFVRLWQALTGNLVQRRGVMLAPGGAGHGAPFITTQDVARMLVGVIGKQKAFNRVIEAGGPEWLTWRDVADLLSRKTGRRVRIVAMPSWLAATAQLLVRPFSAPAGNVLGLVRFVATHQPRWDAPTMVEEFDLPPQVTVAQYLDTHWSET
- a CDS encoding MarR family winged helix-turn-helix transcriptional regulator, producing MSELNDIVAEVATSCRATHARMQARRLSRTYDAALAKHGIRSTEFAVLVAVGRLENGRMGDVAGLLELEQSSLSRAAASLHRKGLIDIAVIGHRTRHLSLSEAGANLIVAAYPDWADAQATTA
- a CDS encoding CPBP family intramembrane glutamic endopeptidase, with translation MQYTAHDPFVAPARARPQIWRIIIGLIMVAAVYALGIAVVFGGIFVAAGPDGAERWMAEMINATGPTGTLLVLATFIGMAVGPMVAVSAFHDRSPATLFGAMPRTARHFLIAMVVCALAYSLSFLFPNDVTISPNLERSLWLSFLPLALVGILLQTGAEEILFRGYLQQQLAARFRSPILWMVLPSVLFAVLHYQPEVMGDNAIYIVLAAGLFGLLAADLTAVTGSLGAAWGFHFANNVVAILIVALDGPLSGLALYTADISASDEAIRPLIFLDMGTTVATWVLIRLAVKRW